The Metabacillus schmidteae genome has a segment encoding these proteins:
- a CDS encoding nucleotidyltransferase domain-containing protein yields the protein MKIDPIVAAKQFIDKNFSNCQGAILAGSVVRGEATETSDLDIVIFDENLTSSYRESMFDFGWAIEVFVHNLTSYKYFIEMDCKSAKPSMPRMISEGIILRDVGILESIKKEAKEILEKGPEIWSKEMINTKRYFITDALDDFSGSNNRAEDIFIANTIAYLVHEFVLRTNRQWIGSSKWIVRALNQYDENFTEEFVAAFNVFYKTGEKKKVVQLVDKVLEPHGGRLFDGFSLGK from the coding sequence ATGAAGATAGATCCAATAGTAGCAGCAAAACAATTTATTGATAAGAACTTTTCAAATTGCCAAGGAGCTATATTAGCTGGAAGTGTTGTTAGGGGGGAGGCTACAGAAACATCTGATCTGGATATTGTCATTTTCGATGAAAATCTCACATCATCATATAGGGAATCAATGTTTGACTTTGGATGGGCTATAGAGGTTTTTGTTCATAATTTAACTTCATACAAATACTTTATAGAAATGGACTGCAAGTCTGCTAAGCCTTCTATGCCAAGAATGATTTCCGAAGGGATTATCTTAAGAGATGTAGGAATCTTAGAATCTATAAAAAAGGAAGCTAAAGAAATTTTAGAAAAGGGGCCGGAAATATGGTCTAAAGAAATGATAAATACGAAACGATATTTTATAACTGATGCACTGGATGATTTTTCAGGAAGTAATAACCGAGCTGAAGACATATTTATAGCCAATACAATAGCTTACCTTGTTCACGAATTTGTATTAAGAACAAATCGTCAGTGGATTGGTTCTTCGAAATGGATTGTACGGGCTCTAAACCAATATGATGAGAATTTTACAGAAGAGTTTGTAGCGGCTTTTAATGTTTTTTATAAAACAGGTGAGAAAAAGAAGGTTGTTCAATTAGTTGATAAGGTATTGGAACCTCATGGGGGTCGTTTATTTGATGGGTTTTCACTTGGAAAATGA
- a CDS encoding DinB family protein, producing MEKIEYEWVKQTRQILLDQCRKLTEDELTKEFEFGFQSIRDSLVHMAGCYHAWIGSFLLSETSSPLLTKEVIHNMKVDDIQRYYKQADEYVESLFDQFKDKFEEYIEKEPSWKPGSGLVSKTPHQLQFHSITHEFHHKGQIVTILRLLGHIPKNTDILGLSDKEFAKRS from the coding sequence ATGGAGAAGATAGAATATGAGTGGGTAAAACAAACGCGTCAAATTTTATTAGATCAATGTAGAAAATTAACTGAAGATGAACTTACAAAAGAGTTTGAATTTGGTTTTCAGAGTATTAGAGATTCATTAGTTCATATGGCAGGATGCTATCATGCGTGGATAGGTTCTTTTTTGCTATCTGAGACATCATCTCCATTATTAACGAAAGAAGTAATTCATAATATGAAGGTAGATGATATTCAACGCTATTATAAACAAGCTGATGAATATGTAGAGAGTTTATTTGATCAATTCAAAGACAAATTTGAAGAGTATATCGAAAAAGAGCCTTCTTGGAAACCGGGTAGTGGGTTAGTAAGTAAAACTCCACACCAATTACAGTTCCATTCAATTACTCATGAATTCCATCATAAAGGGCAAATTGTAACGATATTGCGTTTACTTGGCCATATACCTAAAAACACAGACATTTTGGGGTTGTCTGATAAGGAATTCGCAAAAAGATCATAA